The DNA sequence TCGTCCTCCGCCCACTCCGCGTTCGGCGGCGGAACCCACGCCGGGTTCCAGATGATCTTCTCGATGGTGAAGCTCCCCTTCGGCGTGGGGTGTTCGCTGGTTCCCACCGCCACCGGGTACTCGCGCGGCTCCACGTTGCCGCCCCACACGTACAGCGTCCGCTCGGAGATGTCCACCGAAAGGCGGAGCGGCTCGTCCTGCGCCGTCGCGGGGGAGCCGGCGGTGAGGAGCGCGCCCGCCAGGGCGGCCAGGGAAGCGATCGGACGGAAGTATGATTCCATGAACACTCTGCGGTTCGGATGATCGGTCGCTGCCAGGTGTCTACTGTTTGTATACCGTTAAGCCCGGCGCCCGTTCCATTTGCAAGTTGTGTTCCTACAATTGCTTACGCGTGCCGGTCCGGGCTGTCGTCAGCGACCGCGCGGGTCGTGGCGCAGCCAGGCTAGACGGATCGCGACCGCCGGCACGTCGCGCGTCGGCGCGCCGTACGGGAGCCGGAGCGCACGCTCCCCGGCGGATTGACGCGCCGGGAGCACCCCGCTAACGTGTGGGCCGCTTGCCGGACGCCCCGCCCCGGGGGTCCGCACCGCACCCAGGCACCGGGACCGATGATCGAACACTCGCGGCAGACGATCCAGCTCACGGTAGGCTTCATCGTCTCGCCGGCGCTCGAGCTGGACGAGCACCGGCTCGCCGCCTTCAGGGCCCGGCTGGAGGAGGAGGGGATCCGCTTCGACCATGCCGAGCAGGGCGACGCCGGGCTGATCCTGGTCCGGGAGAAGCCTTCGGTGCTGCAGGTGCAGGTCGCCACGGGGCAGGTGGCCGGCGGCGCCGAGCCGGTGGCCGTCAGCCAGCTCGTGGTCGCCACCGCCCTCGCGCCGGAGGTCCCGGCCGCCTCCGCCTCCGACTTCGCGAACGCCGCGCACGAGGTCACGGACGTGGCGCGAGACGTCTGGCCGGAGATGGAGAACGTGCTGGGGTGGAACACCGGGATCCGGGTCCTCTTCGCTTCCAGCACCGAGCACTCCTTCCAGTACCTCTGGGAGCGGCGCCTGGGCCAGTCCACGGACGACCTCTCCGTGTTCGGCCGGCCCATCCTGGGCGGCGGGATGCGGCTGGTGTTCCCCCCGGGGCAGACGCCGGGGGAGCAGTTCCAGGCCGAGGTGCGGGTGGAGTCGTTCCTGGAGGACGTGCGCCGGCTGTACGTGGAGCTGAACCTGGGCTCCGGGAACCCGGAGCCGATCAGCGCCATGAACCCCACCTCGCTGGTGCAGGTCACCGAGGAGTTCCTGCAGGACCGCCTGGTCCCCTTCCTCCGCGCCGGGGGCGGGGAGAGCGACGCGGGTCTTGCGTAAACACGAGAAAGGTATATATTTAAGGCCGTTGAGACATGGTGGGGAGCTTCGTTTTTTGAGCCGATAGTTCTGAAGCCGGGGACACCTCCCGCGGCGGACGCGGTGCCCGAGAGGGCGCGGCGGAACCCAAGGGGCTGCCACCCAACGATTCTCGAATCGGGCTTCAAAAATCCCTCCCCGTCGTGTCTCCCAATAGAAAAGGCCCGCTCCGGCGGGCCTTTTCCGTTTATGGCCGCTCCCGGTCTAAGGCCGGATCAGCGACAGGCGGATCTTCCGCTCGCCGAGGGTGACCACCAGCGTGTCGCCGGGGCGGAGCTGCTCCAGGGTGGCCGCGTCGATGAACTCGCACGTGGGCTCGTCGCCCACCTGCACGTCGGCGCGGTAGCCGCGGGCATACGCCACGCTCCCGTCGTCCCGCCCCCGGGCGTTGCTGCGCAGGTACACGCCGCGGTCGTTCATCAGCCAGAGCCCGGGCGGAGCGCCCGTCCCGGGGTGCTCCACCTCGCCTTCCGGCGCCGCGTCCTCCGCGTGCAGGTCCACGCCCGCCGCCACGTACCGCTGCGCCTCCGTCATCAGCCGCTCGTCCGCCGCGAGCGACTCCTCCAGCAGCGCGCGGACCTCCGCGCCCTCGAACTCGAACCGCTGCTCCATGTGTCCCTCCCGCTGAATGCCCGTGCACGTACACCCCAGTGGGAGTATAGCGGTGCGGCTCGCGGGGGGCACGCGCGGGCCGCGGGAACGCGGGCTCCGTGGTCATCCGGAGGTCCCGCGTTGACCTGGGCGCCGAAAGAGGATAGCTTTGAGGATGGCAAACCGGAGATCGCCACCACGCGCCTGGACGCGAAGGACGGGTCTCCCTATTTCGCTCTCCTACGGAAGGATTGACGTGGTCGAGATTCAGCTGGAAGAGACCGATCGTCTGGACTGGGCGCTGAAGCAGTTCCGCCGCCGGATGATCCGCTCGGGGATGTTCAAGGACATGCGCCGCAAGCGCTTCTACGAGAAGCCCAGCGAGGCCCGCAAGGCGAAGTCCAAGGCGGCGGAGCGCCGCCGGCACAAGGACCGCAAGCGCGCCGCGCGCCGGATGGACTTCTAGTCCGCCACAGGGCATGTCCCTCTGAACGAAGAGACCCGAGCCGCCGGCTCGGGTCTCTTCGCGTTACGGTCCGGTTCTACCAGCGGTCCCGGCCGCCCCCACCACCGCCGCCGCCGTACCCACCACCACCGCCTCCGCCGCCGTAGCCACCACCACCTCCACGCCCGCCGCGGCCACCCCCACCACCACCGTAGCCCCCCCCGGAGGAGCCGCCGCCCTGGGGCGCGTCCAGCCGCACGACGTTCTCAGCCGCCGGGCCCTTCTGCCCCTGCACGACGTCGAACTCCACGCGCTCGCCCTCGTCCAGCGTCTTGAAGCCGCTGCCCTGGATGGCGCTGTGATGGACGAACACGTCCTTTTCACCATTCTCGCGCGTGATGAAGCCGAAGCCCTTCTCCGGGTTGAACCACTTCACCGTCCCAGTTTCCCTCGCCATTTCTCTACCCTGCGTGCTGTGATGTGTGGAATGGACCGCTCCACCGCAAAGTACGCCCTTGCGGAGCCCCCGCCAAGACCTTTGCGCCATCCAGGGCGAAGCGGCCCCACGGCGGAGGGGCCGCAATCTGCGTGCGAGCGCGTTCGCGCACAACGGCGGGCGTACGCCGCGAACGGCCCCGA is a window from the Longimicrobiaceae bacterium genome containing:
- the rpsU gene encoding 30S ribosomal protein S21, which codes for MVEIQLEETDRLDWALKQFRRRMIRSGMFKDMRRKRFYEKPSEARKAKSKAAERRRHKDRKRAARRMDF